A genomic segment from Salmo trutta chromosome 38, fSalTru1.1, whole genome shotgun sequence encodes:
- the LOC115178364 gene encoding volume-regulated anion channel subunit LRRC8C yields the protein MIPVTEFRNFASSQNPEFRVLKPWWDVFSEYLCIAMLMIGVFGCTLQLTQEKISCLPSHFSSSTPEAIDCSHIHSENETWEHHTLVKPVSPIIREVYGRKNNLDIHQYIFVNHYCYERAVHWYGKYFPYLVVIHTLIFMVASSFWFKFPGTSSKIEIFVTILGKCFDSPWTTRALSEVSEERGEEKMVIWRKNTMSKSMASAFVASPDSEPGEEEEMVGLLRQSSIKSNPEKKNPELQPADSLLDKKEGEQAKALFEKVKKFRTHVEEADLLYLMYVLQTTLKVFKFILITCYSAALVPNIEIVVRCSVPPELTGFEIYCCNHTKAHLFSKLCYCYICFVGVYGLLCIYTLYWLFHRPLKEYSFEHVRLETGINDIPDVKNDFAFLLHLSDQYDALYSKRFAVFLSEVSESRLRQVNLNHEWPGKKLRGRLSRNADNRQELHLFMLPGLPDTVFDVPEVESLKLELLNNVTISSSVIQLGSLQELSLIHCPAKLQLAALTHLRENLKVLRLAFEGLEQVPMWMYTLQSLEELHLSGTLTHELSRSATLDSLRELKALRVLTLRSRLTKIPPSVGDVAVNLQRLCIYNEGLKLQAFSSLKKLTNLASLELTGCELERIPSAVFSLSSLQELDLKENKLTTVEEILSLQHCRRLVTLRLWHNGITYIPEHIAKLKSLETLNVSWNKLRKLPSRLFYCTKLRHLNLSHNQLTSLPAEVGILQSLQFFSAAFNSLEQLPEELFSCKRLKTLALGNNCLLSLSPRVANLAQLVRLELKGNRLDSLPPEIGDCPLLKISNLVVEDNLLDLLPSDVRSRMKDS from the exons ATGATACCAGTAACTGAGTTCCGGAACTTTGCCTCATCACAGAACCCCGAGTTCCGGGTTCTAAAGCCATGGTGGGATGTGTTCTCGGAATACCTATGTATCGCCATGCTCATGATTGGAGTGTTCGGATGCACCTTACAG CTCACCCAGGAGAAGATCTCCTGCCTTCCCAGCCATTTCTCCAGCTCAACTCCAGAGGCCATCGATTGCAGCCACATCCACAGCGAGAACGAGACATGGGAGCACCATACCTTAGTCAAGCCCGTCAG CCCCATCATCCGGGAGGTGTACGGACGCAAGAACAACCTTGACATCCACCAGTACATCTTCGTCAACCATTACTGCTACGAACGAGCCGTGCACTGGTACGGCAAGTACTTCCCCTACCTGGTGGTAATCCACACATTGATCTTCATGGTGGCCAGCAGCTTCTGGTTCAAGTTCCCTGGGACGTCGTCCAAGATCGAGATCTTTGTCACCATCCTGGGGAAGTGTTTCGACTCACCGTGGACCACCCGGGCGCTGAGTGAGGTGTCTGAGGAGCGTGGCGAGGAAAAGATGGTGATATGGAGGAAGAACACCATGTCGAAGTCGATGGCATCGGCGTTCGTTGCCTCGCCGGACAGTGagccaggggaggaggaggagatggtgggACTTCTCCGGCAGTCGTCCATCAAGTCAAATCCAGAGAAGAAGAACCCGGAACTGCAGCCAGCGGATTCACTCTTGGACAAGAAGGAAGGGGAGCAGGCTAAAGCTCTGTTCGAGAAGGTGAAGAAGTTCAGAACGCATGTGGAGGAGGCGGATCTGCTTTACCTGATGTATGTTCTCCAGACCACCCTCAAGGTCTTCAAGTTCATCCTCATCACCTGTTACAGCGCTGCATTGGTCCCCAACATTGAGATTGTAGTTCGTTGCTCAGTTCCTCCAGAGCTGACCGGCTTCGAAATCTACTGCTGCAACCACACCAAAGCCCACCTCTTCTCCAAGCTGTGCTACTGTTACATCTGCTTTGTGGGAGTCTACGGACTTCTGTGCATCTACACCCTCTATTGGCTCTTCCATCGACCTCTTAAAGAGTACTCCTTTGAGCATGTTAGACTGGAGACGGGTATCAACGACATCCCAGACGTCAAGAACGACTTTGCGTTCCTCCTCCACCTCAGCGACCAGTACGATGCGCTCTACTCCAAACGCTTCGCCGTCTTCCTCTCCGAGGTTAGCGAGAGCCGTCTTCGCCAGGTCAACCTCAACCACGAGTGGCCCGGCAAGAAGCTACGGGGCCGCCTCTCCCGGAATGCTGACAACCGTCAGGAACTCCATCTCTTCATGCTCCCGGGTCTCCCCGACACCGTCTTCGATGTCCCTGAAGTGGAATCTCTCAAACTGGAGCTGCTAAACAACGTGACTATTTCCTCCAGTGTAATCCAGCTAGGTTCTCTCCAGGAGCTGTCCCTCATCCACTGCCCTGCCAAGCTCCAGCTGGCTGCCCTGACCCACCTCAGAGAGAACCTCAAGGTCCTCCGGCTAGCCTTTGAAGGACTGGAGCAGGTACCAATGTGGATGTACACACTTCAGAGCCTCGAAGAGCTCCACCTGAGTGGCACTTTGACCCACGAACTCTCCCGCAGCGCAACCTTAGACTCCCTGAGAGAACTCAAAGCTCTAAGAGTCCTGACGCTTCGCAGCCGCCTAACCAAGATCCCTCCGAGCGTTGGGGATGTGGCAGTCAACCTCCAGCGTCTCTGCATCTATAATGAGGGCCTCAAACTACAAGCCTTCAGCAGCCTAAAGAAGTTGACCAACCTGGCCTCTCTGGAGCTGACAGGATGTGAGCTGGAGCGCATCCCCAGTGCGGTCTTCAGCCTGTCAAGCCTGCAGGAACTGGACCTGAAGGAAAACAAGTTGACGACAGTAGAAGAGATCCTGAGTCTACAACATTGCCGGCGCCTGGTAACTCTTCGTCTCTGGCACAACGGCATCACCTACATCCCTGAGCACATTGCTAAGCTGAAGTCCTTAGAGACGCTGAACGTCAGTTGGAACAAGCTCCGGAAACTTCCGTCACGTCTCTTCTACTGCACCAAGCTCCGACACTTGAACCTGTCCCACAACCAGCTCACGTCGCTACCAGCCGAGGTAGGGATACTCCAGAGTCTCCAGTTCTTCTCAGCAGCCTTTAACTCCCTGGAACAGCTGCCGGAGGAGCTGTTCTCCTGCAAGAGGCTCAAGACCCTGGCGTTGGGAAACAACTGCCTGCTCTCACTTAGCCCCAGGGTGGCTAACTTGGCCCAGCTAGTGCGCCTGGAGCTCAAGGGGAACAGACTAGACTCTCTACCTCCGGAGATAGGGGACTGTCCCCTGTTGAAGATCAGTAATCTTGTGGTAGAGGACAACCTGCTGGATCTACTGCCGTCGGATGTACGGAGCAGGATGAAAGACAGTTGA